One stretch of Chryseobacterium fluminis DNA includes these proteins:
- a CDS encoding RagB/SusD family nutrient uptake outer membrane protein yields MKKIVNISILSLTTLFLHQCSDERFDILPNSQDAPSTIFTTEANYRLVLDGAYDAFKSPTYYNGDTGSSIILGDVLADNLILNTQGRQSNKSAYEWSYNPQTGAVTALYSSAYFVISRANTILDNLNKVPYTDYMKNIEAEAKAIRAIAHFDLVRAYAKIPTQSSDASSSLGIAYVTTFDPNIKPSRDATVSITYDKIIADLQDALAKINTSNETNGRLNKTSVLGFLSRVYLYKGDYDKVIEFGEQCISAYPSVGRNANFVNIWRDATDDGELFTILNSNLNKDNVNVGVAYNQNVSGILSEYNVNYDLFTKYLDSDVRTSAYVLRADSDSTPFNHVVKHRTRIGSSVGQVVDIKFLRSAEVYLNVAEAYMKASAPNPVRALQLLNILRAERYGTTASPYVPGTETGTDLLNAIYYERRLELAFENDRFWTIKRLGQSVVRSDFGSAADGGGGDAPTGALKTLPAGNFRFVLPIPQDAINLNPNLIQNSGY; encoded by the coding sequence ATGAAAAAAATAGTTAACATATCCATACTTTCTTTGACAACATTGTTTCTACATCAGTGTAGTGATGAGAGGTTTGACATTCTGCCTAACAGTCAAGATGCACCATCAACAATCTTCACAACAGAAGCTAATTATAGATTAGTTTTAGATGGTGCCTACGACGCGTTTAAAAGTCCGACTTATTACAACGGTGATACGGGGAGTTCCATTATACTAGGAGATGTTCTGGCTGATAATCTTATTTTGAATACACAGGGAAGACAATCAAATAAATCGGCCTATGAATGGTCATATAATCCTCAGACGGGTGCCGTCACAGCTTTATATTCGTCTGCATACTTTGTAATTTCAAGGGCAAATACAATATTGGATAACCTCAATAAAGTTCCTTACACAGACTATATGAAAAATATCGAAGCTGAAGCAAAAGCGATAAGGGCAATTGCACATTTTGATCTGGTAAGGGCTTATGCAAAGATCCCAACACAAAGCAGTGATGCTTCTTCGTCATTAGGTATTGCCTATGTCACTACGTTTGATCCCAATATAAAACCATCTAGAGATGCCACCGTCAGTATCACCTATGATAAAATCATTGCAGACTTACAAGATGCTTTAGCAAAGATAAATACAAGCAATGAAACAAACGGAAGATTGAACAAGACATCTGTATTAGGATTTTTATCAAGAGTATATTTATATAAAGGCGACTACGATAAGGTTATTGAGTTCGGGGAGCAGTGTATCTCGGCATATCCTTCAGTAGGGAGGAATGCTAATTTCGTTAATATCTGGAGAGACGCAACGGATGATGGAGAATTATTTACCATTTTAAACTCAAACCTAAATAAAGATAATGTAAATGTAGGGGTAGCGTATAATCAGAATGTATCAGGAATTCTTTCAGAATATAATGTGAATTATGATTTATTTACAAAATATCTAGATTCCGATGTTCGGACTTCTGCCTATGTTTTAAGAGCAGATTCTGATTCGACACCATTTAATCATGTGGTAAAACACAGGACAAGAATAGGTTCAAGTGTAGGCCAGGTTGTTGATATTAAATTTTTACGATCTGCAGAGGTATATTTAAACGTTGCAGAAGCGTATATGAAAGCTTCTGCCCCTAACCCTGTAAGAGCACTTCAATTACTGAATATTTTAAGAGCTGAAAGATATGGTACAACAGCTTCTCCTTACGTTCCGGGTACTGAAACAGGAACAGATTTACTGAACGCCATTTATTATGAGAGAAGATTGGAACTGGCATTCGAAAATGACAGATTCTGGACCATAAAAAGATTGGGACAGTCTGTTGTAAGATCAGATTTTGGATCTGCTGCTGATGGCGGCGGAGGAGATGCTCCTACTGGCGCATTAAAAACTCTTCCGGCAGGAAACTTCAGATTTGTATTACCAATTCCTCAAGATGCAATTAATTTAAATCCAAACTTAATTCAAAATAGCGGATATTAA
- a CDS encoding SusC/RagA family TonB-linked outer membrane protein, translating into MNMKLCMITTAALFFTGQIVMGQKKANDSLRENNIEEVVVTGYQKKSKDEVTSAITVVSGKALSNFSPATMGTNALQGKAAGLDITALNGKPGGGSAINIRGLGNITTTVGASNPLFVIDGFIVGNDQRAQDVFNSINPNDYESMSVLKDAAASAIYGSQGANGVIVLTTKSGKLGKPVITFSSKIGFSEKIKDINFRMMNSAEKIEYEKKMLGLGIGGYAAWTDSKIASALALDHNWQNDILRTSSIESYQIGIRGGTEKSKYTFSLGYDSDNGIVQNIDAYKRYTGRMKYEANPSDRLSFGSSIGINYTNSQEIRDRNNVQNPFRAMYSYNPYEPVFRANGSYNPTKQGFPVLEALKNNPETINSLIFDGNIFAQYKILEGLNFKTQLGGYFNNIRRTSKILRGSYLDTILGINGSDVEQNQNRFRYTNTNTLNYVKKFGQHSIDLLGLVEYTEFRNDFIGATGRNFSSPSLSELDNASTPFNVQGYDELYRTFSYGAFLTYDFSKKYILTASIRQDKDSRFGKNNTLSEPFWSLSGAWNLTNEDFLKNNDIITLLKLRASIGTRGYNNIPLNINNILMSGNVYGTLPTISHKSEYGNIDLQWEVTKSQNYGAEFGFLNNRIRGTADYFIDQKKDFILSVPNLSSEGGEYSQFINAGDMKNRGLEISLSGDIIKSKDFVWSLRANTSIMSYKLNKLRDGETERIVGGINMLREGDEPFSFYLVRSAGINPDNGNEVYYTKSGGTTEVYNSDDAVLLPGKSPLPKLYGGFGTTFSYKGLDLQADFTYKYGNYTYNYMAFDMLDYTNGTRSNMRADAVNYWTAPGQTGVLPRPNNTNNAPGGITGLRITDRFLQDASYIRLRNVSIGYTFDKRTFGESVPINKIRVSLSGQNLATWTKFEGDPEVSIGSGENQTGAGQTFINGAFALYSYPAVKTYLFGLEVEF; encoded by the coding sequence ATGAATATGAAACTATGCATGATAACCACGGCTGCCCTATTCTTTACCGGGCAGATTGTCATGGGACAAAAAAAAGCAAATGACTCACTAAGGGAAAATAACATTGAGGAGGTAGTGGTAACGGGGTATCAGAAAAAATCTAAAGATGAGGTAACTTCAGCTATAACTGTAGTATCAGGAAAGGCTTTGTCTAATTTTTCGCCTGCAACGATGGGGACGAATGCCTTACAGGGAAAGGCGGCAGGATTGGATATTACTGCCCTAAATGGTAAGCCAGGTGGTGGGTCTGCGATAAATATCCGGGGGCTTGGAAATATTACGACAACAGTAGGTGCTTCCAATCCATTATTTGTTATTGACGGTTTCATTGTAGGAAATGATCAGAGAGCTCAGGATGTATTCAACAGTATAAATCCCAACGATTACGAAAGTATGTCGGTTCTAAAGGATGCGGCAGCATCTGCAATCTATGGATCTCAAGGGGCAAATGGGGTAATCGTTTTAACAACCAAAAGCGGAAAATTAGGGAAGCCTGTAATTACATTCAGTTCAAAAATAGGATTCTCTGAAAAAATTAAAGACATCAACTTTAGAATGATGAATTCTGCAGAGAAGATAGAGTATGAAAAGAAAATGTTGGGGCTGGGTATTGGTGGTTATGCCGCCTGGACGGATTCGAAGATTGCCTCTGCTCTGGCATTAGATCATAATTGGCAAAATGATATCCTCAGAACGTCTTCTATTGAATCTTATCAGATAGGGATAAGGGGAGGGACAGAAAAATCCAAGTATACCTTTTCATTAGGTTATGACTCAGATAATGGGATTGTGCAGAATATTGATGCCTATAAACGTTATACCGGAAGGATGAAATATGAAGCTAATCCTAGTGATAGATTGAGTTTCGGATCGTCCATAGGAATTAATTATACAAATTCACAGGAGATTCGCGACAGGAATAACGTTCAGAATCCCTTCAGGGCAATGTATTCATATAATCCTTATGAGCCAGTTTTTAGGGCAAACGGTAGTTATAATCCTACCAAACAAGGATTCCCTGTTTTGGAAGCCCTGAAAAATAATCCTGAAACTATTAATTCTTTAATATTTGACGGTAATATTTTCGCTCAGTATAAAATTCTGGAAGGCCTGAATTTTAAAACGCAGTTAGGAGGATATTTTAATAATATTAGAAGAACTTCTAAGATTTTAAGAGGATCCTATTTAGATACTATTTTAGGGATTAACGGAAGTGATGTTGAACAAAACCAAAACCGTTTCAGGTATACCAATACAAATACCTTAAACTATGTGAAAAAATTTGGTCAGCACAGCATTGATTTACTTGGATTGGTAGAATATACCGAATTCAGAAATGACTTTATAGGCGCCACAGGAAGGAATTTTTCTTCACCTTCATTAAGTGAATTGGATAATGCTTCGACACCATTTAATGTTCAAGGGTATGATGAACTATACAGAACTTTTTCTTATGGAGCATTTTTAACATATGATTTTTCAAAGAAATACATTTTAACAGCGTCAATAAGACAGGATAAAGATTCCAGGTTTGGGAAAAATAATACTTTATCAGAACCTTTCTGGTCATTAAGTGGTGCCTGGAATCTTACGAATGAAGATTTTTTAAAAAATAATGACATTATAACTTTGTTAAAGCTTAGAGCATCCATAGGAACAAGAGGATACAATAATATTCCCCTTAATATAAATAATATTCTGATGAGTGGGAATGTCTATGGTACACTTCCTACGATCTCTCACAAAAGTGAATATGGAAATATTGATCTTCAATGGGAAGTTACCAAATCACAAAATTATGGGGCTGAGTTTGGCTTTTTAAATAATAGAATCAGAGGTACTGCAGACTATTTTATTGATCAAAAAAAGGATTTTATATTATCTGTACCTAATCTTAGTTCGGAAGGGGGAGAGTATTCTCAATTTATAAATGCGGGAGATATGAAAAATAGAGGTCTGGAAATCAGCTTATCCGGAGATATTATAAAATCCAAAGATTTTGTATGGAGTCTTAGGGCCAATACCAGTATAATGAGTTATAAGCTCAACAAACTAAGGGATGGAGAGACAGAAAGAATTGTAGGAGGTATTAATATGCTAAGAGAGGGAGATGAGCCGTTTTCATTCTACCTGGTGAGAAGTGCCGGGATAAATCCGGATAACGGAAACGAAGTATATTATACAAAATCAGGCGGGACAACGGAGGTATACAATTCAGATGATGCTGTCCTACTTCCCGGAAAATCTCCTTTACCAAAATTGTATGGTGGATTTGGAACAACATTTTCGTATAAAGGATTAGATTTACAAGCCGATTTTACCTATAAATATGGAAATTATACATACAATTATATGGCTTTTGATATGTTGGATTATACTAATGGAACTAGGAGCAATATGAGAGCAGATGCTGTAAACTACTGGACGGCCCCTGGACAGACCGGTGTACTGCCGAGACCTAACAATACCAATAATGCTCCGGGAGGAATTACGGGCTTAAGAATAACAGACCGGTTTTTGCAGGATGCTTCATATATACGGTTAAGAAATGTAAGCATCGGATATACTTTTGATAAGAGAACATTCGGAGAATCAGTTCCCATAAATAAAATCAGAGTATCGTTAAGTGGTCAGAATCTAGCTACCTGGACGAAGTTCGAAGGTGATCCCGAAGTATCTATCGGTTCAGGAGAGAATCAGACCGGAGCCGGGCAGACCTTTATCAACGGAGCTTTTGCATTATACAGCTATCCTGCAGTAAAAACGTATTTATTTGGACTTGAAGTTGAATTTTAA
- a CDS encoding hydroxymethylglutaryl-CoA synthase family protein, whose translation MTFGIEAASYYVPSLYLEIKHLAEKRGIEPAKLEKGLGLHKMGLPDVHEDAATFAAEALLKLIKDYNIHPKEISRIYLGTESALDAAKPTASYAMQMVEKVLEEDFGARCLRNCDVVDLTFACIGAVDALHNSLDFVRVNPDKKAVVIASDYAKYELASSGEYTQGGGAVAVLVSSEPNLIEIENNWGVATESVFDFFKPRRHFKKEELTNAPENFPEKIEVFTDEPVFDGQYSNQCYQDRIREAYQHYKDVTGKDKPYQDWKYLIFHLPYAFHGKRVFTEIYSLENGISFETPEEQKAVAKSENYIRFINDKIEKSQRASSEIGNMYTASIFMALLSALQTSFNENEELSGQEIGFLGYGSGSKSKVFAGRMSQNWKSVVEKWNLFEELKNRTAIDFDTYEKLHRKQLEISVNKNYKGFGLKSVETDDPVLKGARYYGYQK comes from the coding sequence ATGACTTTTGGAATCGAAGCGGCAAGCTATTATGTACCCTCATTATACCTTGAAATAAAGCATCTGGCAGAGAAAAGAGGAATTGAACCTGCAAAACTGGAAAAAGGATTGGGCCTGCATAAGATGGGATTACCGGATGTTCATGAAGATGCAGCCACTTTTGCGGCAGAGGCTTTATTAAAGCTCATTAAAGACTATAATATCCACCCAAAAGAAATTTCAAGAATTTATCTGGGAACGGAAAGTGCCCTGGATGCTGCGAAACCAACCGCCTCTTATGCAATGCAGATGGTAGAGAAAGTGCTGGAAGAAGACTTCGGGGCACGGTGTTTGAGGAACTGTGATGTAGTAGACCTCACTTTTGCCTGCATCGGAGCAGTAGATGCACTTCACAATTCCCTGGATTTTGTAAGAGTAAATCCGGATAAAAAAGCGGTGGTGATCGCAAGCGATTATGCAAAATATGAATTGGCTTCTTCAGGAGAATACACCCAGGGAGGCGGGGCTGTTGCTGTTCTAGTTTCTTCAGAACCCAATTTAATCGAAATTGAAAACAACTGGGGAGTGGCTACAGAAAGTGTTTTTGATTTTTTCAAGCCAAGACGGCATTTCAAAAAGGAGGAACTGACGAATGCTCCTGAAAATTTCCCTGAAAAAATTGAGGTCTTTACCGATGAGCCTGTTTTTGACGGACAGTATTCCAATCAGTGTTATCAGGACAGGATCCGGGAGGCTTACCAGCATTATAAAGACGTTACAGGAAAAGATAAACCCTACCAGGATTGGAAATACCTTATTTTTCATCTTCCCTATGCATTTCACGGAAAAAGAGTTTTTACTGAAATTTACAGCTTGGAAAACGGAATTTCCTTTGAAACGCCTGAAGAGCAGAAAGCAGTGGCGAAGTCTGAAAATTATATCCGGTTTATTAATGATAAAATCGAAAAGTCTCAAAGAGCATCGTCTGAAATCGGAAATATGTATACGGCTTCTATCTTTATGGCTTTACTTTCCGCATTACAGACTTCGTTTAATGAGAATGAGGAACTGTCAGGACAGGAAATAGGATTTTTAGGCTACGGAAGTGGTTCTAAGTCCAAAGTTTTTGCAGGAAGGATGTCACAAAACTGGAAAAGCGTAGTTGAGAAATGGAATCTGTTTGAAGAGTTGAAAAACAGAACAGCAATTGATTTCGATACCTATGAAAAACTGCATCGGAAGCAGCTGGAAATTTCTGTTAACAAAAACTATAAAGGTTTTGGGCTGAAATCTGTAGAAACGGATGATCCTGTATTAAAGGGAGCGAGGTATTACGGATACCAAAAATAG
- a CDS encoding thymidylate synthase, which yields MQNYLDLLRHIKDHGTDKTDRTGTGTRSVFGYQLRYDLSEGFPLVTTKKVHLKSIIYELLWFLKGDTNIKYLKDNGVSIWDEWADENGDLGPVYGAQWRSWNGADGKVVDQITEVIDQIKKNPDSRRLIVSAWNVAEIPNMALAPCHALFQFYVADGKLSLQLYQRSADVFLGVPFNIASYALLLMMVAQVCDLEVGDYVHSFGDVHIYNNHFEQVNKQLSRETRLLPTMKLNPDIKDIFSFDFEDFTLENYDPHPGIKAPVAI from the coding sequence ATGCAGAATTATTTAGACCTTTTACGACATATTAAAGATCACGGAACCGATAAAACAGACAGAACAGGAACGGGAACCAGAAGTGTTTTCGGATATCAGCTGAGGTATGATCTGTCAGAAGGTTTTCCTTTGGTCACCACAAAAAAGGTGCATCTGAAATCTATTATTTATGAATTGCTGTGGTTTTTAAAAGGGGATACGAATATTAAATACTTAAAGGACAACGGCGTTTCCATCTGGGACGAATGGGCTGACGAAAACGGAGATTTAGGTCCTGTTTACGGAGCACAGTGGAGAAGCTGGAACGGAGCAGACGGAAAAGTAGTGGATCAGATTACCGAGGTGATCGATCAGATTAAGAAAAATCCGGATTCCAGGAGGCTTATTGTTTCAGCCTGGAATGTAGCTGAAATCCCTAATATGGCATTAGCACCCTGCCATGCTTTATTTCAGTTTTATGTAGCAGACGGAAAACTGTCGCTTCAGCTGTATCAGAGAAGTGCAGATGTTTTCCTGGGAGTCCCATTCAATATTGCGAGTTATGCACTGTTATTAATGATGGTGGCGCAGGTTTGTGATCTTGAAGTTGGAGATTATGTGCACAGTTTCGGGGATGTTCATATTTACAATAATCATTTTGAGCAGGTGAATAAGCAATTGTCCCGCGAAACGAGACTACTTCCCACAATGAAACTGAATCCTGACATTAAAGATATTTTCAGTTTTGATTTTGAGGATTTTACCTTAGAAAATTATGATCCGCATCCGGGAATTAAAGCGCCTGTTGCCATTTAA
- a CDS encoding sensor histidine kinase, translating to MVDLKNRNVEISLHFLIWLALFFLPAAFSVGSDTDWIGLFRHFWLQLIFLAVVFYANYTYLVKHLFEDKKIGFFLVNLALILVLIFLKNQISDWLEPNRRRHLLKRPPAALFYFMDTLIYMIPVAFSIAINAGKKIQKAEEMKIEADNIKLQSELQHLKYQLQPHFFFNSLNNIYSLIDFAPDKAKQSIHSLSKLMRHLLYKTDVPAISLPEEVEFLNKYIELMSLRLTDHIKVYTNFPKSVPDMKIAPLLFISIVENAFKHGISATQHSDIHFKMEISENDIYFTASNSNFPKTDADKSGSGIGVENLKKRLHLLYPGKHEFHSCLNNDLYIAEIKITTDS from the coding sequence ATGGTCGATCTAAAAAATAGAAATGTCGAAATCAGCCTGCATTTTTTGATCTGGCTGGCTTTATTCTTTCTTCCGGCCGCATTTTCTGTGGGTTCGGATACAGACTGGATAGGGCTGTTCCGTCACTTTTGGCTCCAGTTGATTTTCCTGGCGGTTGTTTTTTATGCGAACTACACGTATCTGGTAAAACATCTTTTTGAGGATAAAAAAATCGGGTTCTTTCTGGTTAATTTAGCCTTGATTTTGGTTTTAATATTTCTGAAAAATCAAATTTCCGACTGGCTTGAGCCCAATCGGCGCAGACATCTGTTGAAGCGTCCCCCTGCGGCATTATTCTATTTTATGGATACCCTGATCTATATGATTCCGGTAGCCTTTTCCATTGCTATTAATGCCGGAAAAAAAATACAGAAGGCGGAAGAAATGAAAATAGAAGCCGATAACATCAAGTTACAGTCCGAACTTCAACACCTGAAGTATCAGCTGCAGCCTCATTTTTTCTTCAATTCGCTGAATAATATTTATTCATTAATTGATTTTGCTCCGGACAAGGCAAAGCAGAGCATTCACAGTCTGAGCAAACTGATGCGGCATCTGTTGTATAAAACTGATGTTCCTGCCATAAGCCTCCCGGAAGAAGTGGAGTTTTTAAATAAATATATTGAACTGATGTCATTAAGACTGACGGATCATATCAAAGTTTACACCAATTTTCCAAAGTCCGTTCCTGACATGAAAATTGCACCTCTTCTTTTTATTTCAATTGTTGAAAATGCTTTTAAACACGGAATTTCTGCAACACAACATTCTGATATTCATTTTAAAATGGAGATTTCAGAAAATGACATTTATTTTACAGCATCCAATTCTAATTTTCCGAAAACAGATGCTGATAAAAGTGGTTCAGGAATTGGAGTGGAGAATCTGAAAAAAAGACTTCATCTGCTTTATCCGGGAAAACATGAATTTCATTCCTGTCTGAACAATGACCTGTATATTGCGGAAATTAAAATTACAACAGACTCATGA
- a CDS encoding LytR/AlgR family response regulator transcription factor — translation MRKLTCLIADDEPMALNLIESYVLKTPFLDLRSKCSSAIEAMQKLEDENTIDLFFLDIQMPDLTGLEFSKLLPSKSKVIFTTAFDRYAIDGYKVNALDYLLKPFDYTEFLSAATKARNYFENLQSVPEKKQEFFFVKSEYKQIKINFSEILFIEGLKDYVKIFLKGQPKPILTLMSLKKLEEELPAENFMRIHRSYIIALDKIEAIERNQIVIGSQQIAIAPNYKDALMVYITGKSF, via the coding sequence ATGAGAAAACTGACCTGCCTGATTGCTGATGATGAACCAATGGCACTGAACTTAATCGAAAGCTACGTTCTTAAGACTCCTTTTTTAGATTTAAGATCCAAATGCAGCAGTGCGATTGAAGCCATGCAGAAACTTGAAGATGAAAATACCATTGATCTTTTTTTTCTTGATATTCAGATGCCTGATCTCACCGGCCTGGAATTTTCTAAACTGCTGCCTTCCAAAAGTAAGGTGATTTTTACAACGGCATTTGACCGGTATGCCATTGACGGGTATAAAGTAAATGCCCTGGACTATCTGCTGAAACCTTTTGATTACACTGAGTTTCTGAGTGCAGCCACGAAAGCAAGAAACTATTTTGAAAATCTTCAGTCGGTTCCGGAAAAAAAGCAGGAATTTTTCTTTGTAAAGTCTGAGTACAAACAGATCAAGATTAATTTTTCAGAGATTCTTTTCATTGAAGGCCTTAAAGATTATGTAAAAATATTTCTGAAAGGACAGCCGAAGCCGATATTGACTTTAATGAGCCTAAAGAAGCTGGAGGAAGAACTTCCCGCGGAAAACTTTATGAGAATTCACCGTTCATACATTATTGCCCTCGATAAAATCGAAGCGATTGAAAGAAATCAGATTGTCATCGGTAGCCAGCAGATCGCCATTGCACCCAATTATAAAGATGCTCTGATGGTGTATATTACCGGGAAGAGCTTTTAA
- a CDS encoding SDR family NAD(P)-dependent oxidoreductase: MGILNNKVALVTGAGSGIGLAIAQAYAKEGAKVIVSDINEEHGKSAVEKIKSEGGEAAFVKADTSNAEQVEALIKSTVEIYGKLDIACNNAGIGGEQALTGDYSLDSWRKVLSVNLDGVFYGCKYELEQMNKNGGGVIVNIASIHGAVAAPLSSAYTSAKHAVVGLTKNIGAEYGQKNIRCNAVGPGYIETPLLESASGDMKEALIAKHPMGRLGRSEEVAELVLFLSSDKSSFMTGGYYLVDGGYTAV, encoded by the coding sequence ATGGGAATTTTAAATAATAAAGTAGCTTTGGTAACCGGTGCCGGATCAGGGATAGGATTAGCCATTGCCCAGGCCTATGCAAAAGAAGGTGCAAAGGTTATTGTATCAGACATTAATGAGGAGCATGGTAAAAGTGCCGTTGAAAAAATTAAATCGGAAGGAGGCGAAGCTGCATTTGTAAAGGCAGATACTTCGAATGCAGAACAGGTGGAGGCGTTGATAAAGTCAACCGTAGAAATTTATGGAAAACTGGATATTGCCTGTAACAATGCCGGAATCGGAGGCGAACAGGCGCTGACCGGGGATTATAGCCTGGACAGCTGGAGAAAAGTATTAAGCGTTAACTTAGACGGTGTTTTCTACGGATGTAAATACGAGTTGGAGCAGATGAATAAGAATGGGGGAGGCGTTATCGTCAATATCGCTTCGATTCACGGGGCGGTTGCGGCACCACTTTCATCGGCATATACTTCTGCAAAACATGCCGTCGTAGGACTCACCAAAAATATCGGAGCAGAATACGGACAGAAAAATATCCGCTGCAATGCCGTGGGCCCGGGATATATCGAAACACCATTACTGGAAAGTGCAAGCGGAGATATGAAAGAAGCACTGATCGCAAAACACCCGATGGGTAGATTGGGAAGATCGGAAGAAGTGGCAGAACTGGTTTTATTTTTAAGTTCTGATAAATCGTCATTCATGACAGGCGGATATTATCTTGTTGACGGGGGTTATACTGCAGTCTGA